Genomic DNA from Candidatus Sphingomonas phytovorans:
GGGAAAAGAGCGACAAACAAGGAGCATGCACATGGACTCGCTGGTAACGACCGAATGGCTCGCAGGGGAGCTTGGCGCGAACGATCTGCGCATCGTCGATGCGACCTATGTGCTGGCCGGCGACAAGCGCGATCCGGCCGCTGAATATGAGGCGGCGCACATCCCGGGCGCGGTGTTCATGGACCTGGCCGAACTGGCCGACACCAATACCACCCTGCCGTCGATGCTGCCCTCGCCCGAGAAATTCGCGAGCCGCATGCAATCGCTTGGCCTTGGCGACGGCAGCCGCATCGTGCTCTACGACAACTCGCCCTATCATACCGCGGCGCGCGCCTGGTGGATGCTGCGCACCTTCGGCGCGCATGACGTCGCCATCCTCGACGGCGGCTTCGCCAAATGGCAGGCCGAAGGTCGCGAGACGAAGAGCGGCAAGGAAACGCTGCGCCACCGCCACTTCACCGTGTGGGCCGACGACAAGGGCGTGCGCACGCTCGACCAGATGAAGTCGAACATCGACAGCGGCGCGGAGCAGGTGCTCGACGCCCGTTCCGCCGCGCGCTTCACCGGCGAGGAGCCCGATCCCCGTCCTGCGACCCATGCCGGCCACATCCCCGGGTCGAAGAACCTGCCCCAGGGCAGACTGTTCAACGCCGACGGCACCTGGAAGCAAGGCGAAGCGCTGAAGGCCGAGTTCGAGGCAGCGGGCGTCGATCTCGCCAAGCCGCTCGTCACCACCTGCGGATCGGGCATCACCGCTGCGGTATTGTCGTTCGGCGCGCATCTCCTCGGCAACG
This window encodes:
- the sseA gene encoding 3-mercaptopyruvate sulfurtransferase, with the protein product MDSLVTTEWLAGELGANDLRIVDATYVLAGDKRDPAAEYEAAHIPGAVFMDLAELADTNTTLPSMLPSPEKFASRMQSLGLGDGSRIVLYDNSPYHTAARAWWMLRTFGAHDVAILDGGFAKWQAEGRETKSGKETLRHRHFTVWADDKGVRTLDQMKSNIDSGAEQVLDARSAARFTGEEPDPRPATHAGHIPGSKNLPQGRLFNADGTWKQGEALKAEFEAAGVDLAKPLVTTCGSGITAAVLSFGAHLLGNEAALYDGSWSEWGADRSTPKATGAA